The following are encoded in a window of Mycobacterium sp. ELW1 genomic DNA:
- the lpdA gene encoding dihydrolipoyl dehydrogenase, giving the protein MTHYDVVVVGAGPGGYVAAIRAAQLGLNTAIIEPKYWGGVCLNVGCIPSKALLRNAELAHIFTKDAKTFGISGEATFDYGVAFDRSRKVADGRVAGVHFLMKKNKITEIHGYGKFTGPNSIDVDLNDGGTEKVEFDNAIIATGSSTRLVPGTSLSKNVVTYEEQILSRELPKSIIIAGAGAIGMEFAYVMKNYGVDVTIVEFLPRALPNEDAEVSKEIEKQYKKLGVKILTGTKVESIDDDGSTVTVVVSKDGKTEELKADKVMQAIGFAPNVDGFGLDKTGVELTDRKAIGIDDYMRTNVPHIYAIGDVTAKLQLAHVAEAMGVVAAETIAGAETLALGDYRMLPRATFCQPQVASFGLTEQQARDEGYDVKVAKFPFTANGKAHGLGDPTGFVKVIADAKYGELLGGHLIGHDVSELLPELTLAQKWDLTVNELTRNVHTHPTLSEALQECFHGLAGHMINF; this is encoded by the coding sequence GTGACTCACTATGACGTCGTCGTTGTCGGAGCCGGTCCCGGCGGATACGTCGCGGCGATCCGCGCGGCACAGCTCGGACTGAACACCGCCATCATCGAACCCAAGTATTGGGGCGGAGTCTGCCTCAATGTCGGCTGCATCCCGTCGAAGGCGTTGCTGCGTAATGCCGAGCTGGCCCACATCTTCACCAAGGACGCCAAGACGTTCGGCATCAGCGGAGAGGCCACCTTCGATTACGGAGTCGCCTTCGACCGCAGCCGCAAGGTCGCCGACGGCCGCGTCGCCGGCGTGCACTTCCTGATGAAAAAGAACAAGATCACCGAGATCCACGGCTACGGGAAGTTCACCGGGCCCAACAGCATCGACGTCGATCTCAACGACGGCGGAACCGAGAAGGTCGAGTTCGACAACGCGATCATCGCGACCGGCTCGAGTACCCGGCTGGTCCCGGGCACCTCGCTGTCGAAGAACGTCGTCACCTACGAGGAGCAGATCCTGTCCCGGGAGCTGCCCAAGTCGATCATCATCGCCGGCGCCGGCGCGATCGGCATGGAGTTCGCCTACGTCATGAAGAACTACGGCGTCGACGTCACCATCGTCGAATTCCTGCCGCGTGCGCTGCCCAACGAGGACGCCGAGGTCTCCAAGGAGATCGAGAAGCAATACAAGAAACTCGGCGTCAAGATCCTCACCGGCACCAAGGTGGAGTCCATTGACGACGACGGGTCGACAGTGACCGTCGTGGTCAGCAAGGACGGCAAGACCGAGGAACTGAAGGCCGACAAGGTCATGCAGGCCATCGGTTTCGCCCCGAATGTCGACGGCTTCGGGCTGGACAAGACGGGCGTCGAGCTGACCGACCGCAAGGCGATCGGGATCGACGACTACATGCGCACCAACGTGCCGCACATCTACGCCATCGGCGACGTCACCGCCAAGCTGCAGCTCGCCCACGTCGCCGAGGCGATGGGTGTGGTGGCCGCCGAGACCATCGCCGGCGCCGAGACGCTGGCGCTCGGTGACTACCGGATGCTGCCACGGGCGACGTTCTGCCAGCCGCAGGTGGCCAGCTTCGGCCTCACCGAGCAGCAGGCCCGCGACGAGGGCTACGACGTGAAGGTGGCCAAGTTCCCGTTCACCGCCAACGGCAAGGCGCACGGGCTGGGCGACCCGACCGGCTTCGTCAAGGTCATCGCCGATGCCAAGTACGGCGAGCTCCTCGGCGGGCACTTGATCGGGCACGACGTCTCCGAGCTCCTGCCGGAGCTGACCCTGGCGCAGAAGTGGGATCTGACCGTCAACGAGCTGACCCGCAACGTGCACACCCATCCGACGCTGTCGGAGGCACTCCAGGAATGCTTCCACGGTCTCGCCGGCCACATGATCAACTTTTGA
- a CDS encoding prolyl oligopeptidase family serine peptidase encodes MASDDPYLWLEEIAGDEQLAWVRKHNEPTVAEFSDERFEEMRAEALEVLDTDARIPYVRRRGEFLYNFWRDAENPRGLWQRTTLESYLTEDPDWDVIIDVDALAAADGEKWVWAGADVIEPDYTRALVSLSPGGSDAAIVREFDMVTRQFVGGGFALPEAKSQVSWEDHDTVLVGTDFGPDSMTESGYPRVVKRWRRGQPLAEAETVFTGPVTDVIVGASVDRTPGYERTMLHRAIDFFNDQVYELRAGELIRIDAPTDASVSIHREWLLIELRSDWDTGTASYRAGSLLAAGYDEFLAGTAELAVVFEPDEHSSLHQYSWTLDRLLLVSLVDVASRVEIVTPGSWTREPVAGVGDNTVIVATDPDGDEIFLDSSDFITPSRLLHGTAGGELTEIKRAPSFFDATDLEVSQHFATSDDGTAIPYFVVGHKHDGAPSPTLLGGYGGFEVSRTPGYDGVLGRLWLSRGGTYVLANIRGGGEYGPGWHTQAMREGRHKVAEDFAAVASDLVARGITTVEQLGAQGGSNGGLLMGIMLTKYPQLFGALVCQVPLLDMKRFHLLLAGASWVAEYGDPDEPEDWAFISEYSPYQNISPDKRYPPVLITTSTRDDRVHPGHARKMTAALEAAGHPVWYYENIEGGHAGAADNAQTAFKSALSYSFLHRMLG; translated from the coding sequence ATGGCCTCTGACGACCCTTACCTCTGGCTCGAAGAAATCGCTGGTGACGAGCAGCTCGCGTGGGTGCGCAAGCACAACGAGCCGACTGTCGCCGAATTCAGCGACGAGAGGTTCGAGGAGATGCGCGCCGAGGCGTTGGAGGTTCTCGACACCGATGCCCGTATTCCGTACGTGCGGCGGCGCGGCGAGTTTCTGTACAACTTCTGGCGCGACGCCGAGAACCCGAGGGGGCTGTGGCAGCGGACCACACTGGAGAGCTACCTGACCGAGGATCCCGACTGGGACGTGATCATCGACGTCGACGCACTCGCCGCCGCCGACGGCGAGAAGTGGGTGTGGGCGGGCGCCGACGTCATCGAACCGGATTACACGCGGGCTCTGGTCAGCCTGTCACCGGGCGGCTCGGACGCGGCAATCGTGCGTGAATTCGACATGGTGACAAGACAATTCGTCGGTGGCGGGTTCGCACTCCCAGAGGCCAAGTCGCAGGTGTCATGGGAAGACCACGACACCGTCCTGGTGGGAACCGACTTCGGACCTGATTCGATGACCGAGTCCGGCTATCCGCGGGTGGTCAAGCGGTGGCGCCGCGGTCAGCCGCTGGCCGAGGCGGAGACGGTGTTCACCGGACCCGTCACCGACGTGATCGTCGGGGCATCGGTGGACCGCACACCTGGCTACGAGCGCACGATGCTGCACCGCGCCATCGACTTCTTCAACGATCAGGTGTACGAGCTCCGCGCCGGCGAGTTGATCCGCATCGACGCCCCGACCGACGCCAGCGTGTCCATCCACCGTGAGTGGCTGCTGATCGAACTGCGCAGCGACTGGGACACTGGCACCGCCTCATACCGCGCCGGGTCGCTGCTGGCCGCCGGTTACGACGAATTCCTGGCGGGGACAGCCGAATTAGCGGTTGTATTCGAACCTGACGAGCATTCCAGCCTGCACCAATACTCGTGGACTCTCGATCGCCTGCTGCTGGTGAGTCTGGTCGATGTCGCCAGTCGGGTCGAGATCGTGACACCGGGATCCTGGACCCGTGAACCCGTCGCGGGCGTCGGGGACAACACCGTCATCGTTGCCACCGATCCAGACGGCGACGAAATCTTCTTGGATTCCAGCGATTTCATCACGCCGTCGCGACTGCTGCACGGCACGGCGGGCGGCGAGCTCACCGAGATCAAGCGGGCGCCATCGTTCTTCGACGCCACCGACTTGGAGGTCTCCCAGCACTTCGCCACCTCCGACGACGGCACGGCCATCCCCTACTTCGTCGTTGGGCACAAGCACGACGGGGCGCCGAGCCCGACGCTCCTGGGTGGCTACGGCGGCTTCGAGGTGTCACGGACTCCCGGCTACGACGGGGTGCTGGGCCGGCTGTGGCTGTCACGGGGCGGCACGTATGTGTTGGCGAACATCCGCGGCGGCGGAGAGTACGGCCCGGGCTGGCACACCCAGGCCATGCGGGAGGGCCGGCACAAGGTAGCCGAGGACTTCGCCGCGGTGGCAAGCGATCTCGTCGCCCGCGGTATTACCACCGTCGAACAGCTGGGTGCACAGGGTGGCAGCAACGGCGGCCTGCTGATGGGCATCATGCTGACCAAGTACCCGCAGCTTTTCGGTGCGCTGGTGTGCCAGGTGCCGCTGCTGGACATGAAGCGGTTCCATCTACTGCTGGCCGGCGCGTCGTGGGTGGCCGAGTACGGCGATCCGGACGAACCCGAGGACTGGGCATTCATCTCGGAATACTCGCCCTACCAGAACATTTCGCCCGACAAGCGGTATCCCCCGGTGCTGATCACCACGTCGACGCGTGATGATCGGGTGCACCCCGGCCACGCCCGCAAGATGACGGCCGCGCTCGAGGCAGCCGGGCATCCGGTCTGGTACTACGAGAACATCGAGGGTGGCCATGCCGGGGCGGCCGACAACGCGCAGACGGCGTTCAAGTCCGCGCTGAGCTACTCGTTCCTGCATCGAATGCTGGGCTGA
- a CDS encoding DUF779 domain-containing protein: MSDFGAQTSAQRTQPRRNDETQQAPPRALITAAAAELVHSLQQRHGPLMFHQSGGCCDGSSPMCYPDGDFIVGDRDVLLGVLEGAPIWISGPQFETWKHTQLIIDVVPGRGGGFSLEAPEGMRFLSRGRAFTDAENRLLASDSPLTGVDYERGARPAERADLVVAEAADACAIPGRRAGVVQQ; this comes from the coding sequence ATGAGTGATTTCGGCGCGCAAACGAGCGCCCAGCGCACGCAACCGCGCCGGAATGACGAGACGCAGCAGGCGCCGCCGCGGGCATTGATCACCGCGGCGGCTGCCGAGCTTGTGCACAGCCTGCAGCAGCGGCACGGGCCGCTGATGTTCCACCAGTCTGGCGGCTGTTGCGACGGGTCGTCGCCGATGTGTTACCCGGACGGCGACTTCATCGTCGGTGACCGTGACGTGCTGCTCGGGGTGCTCGAAGGCGCCCCGATCTGGATTTCCGGTCCGCAGTTCGAGACCTGGAAGCACACCCAGCTCATCATCGACGTCGTCCCAGGTCGTGGCGGCGGCTTCAGCCTCGAAGCCCCCGAGGGGATGCGCTTCCTCAGCCGCGGTCGGGCCTTCACCGACGCCGAAAACCGGTTGCTGGCCAGCGATTCTCCGCTGACGGGAGTTGACTACGAGCGCGGTGCGCGCCCGGCTGAACGGGCCGATCTGGTGGTCGCCGAGGCCGCAGACGCCTGTGCAATCCCTGGTCGGCGCGCCGGAGTCGTTCAGCAATAG
- a CDS encoding putative holin: MIPLPRAWLLTSALLVGTVTGLVAAVVATLLVKTPVRPDLVVGLVVAVPSVIGMLLILFSGRRWMTTVGAFVLAMAPGWLGALVLVQVVSHG, translated from the coding sequence GTGATACCCCTGCCTCGGGCATGGCTGCTCACAAGTGCGTTGCTGGTCGGCACAGTGACCGGTCTGGTGGCGGCGGTCGTGGCCACCCTGCTGGTCAAGACACCCGTCCGCCCTGACCTGGTGGTCGGCTTGGTGGTGGCTGTCCCGAGCGTCATCGGCATGCTGCTGATCCTGTTCTCGGGCCGGCGCTGGATGACGACAGTGGGGGCGTTCGTCCTGGCGATGGCGCCGGGTTGGCTGGGGGCATTGGTTCTGGTTCAGGTGGTGTCCCATGGCTGA
- a CDS encoding NAD(P)/FAD-dependent oxidoreductase — MTSTLEPQTAGDVTPQQRVDAWLAAFEAALADRDVERVAGMFAVDSFWRDLVSFTWNIKTMEGRDRIADMLGARLSETDPSGFRTREEPTSDGDVTSAFIEFETGAGRGVGHLRLRSDSGTDEAWTLLTALQELTGHEERKGASRVLGAVHGDDPDARSWAEKRAEEEAQLGRTVQPYTLVIGGGQGGIALGARLRQLGVPAIVVDRHERPGDQWRKRYKSLCLHDPVWYDHLPYLPFPQNWPVFAPKDKIGDWLEFYTRVMEVPYWPKTTCLSATFDEADKQWTVEVDRDGERLTLHPTHLVLATGMSGKPHVPVLPGQDIFRGDQHHSSAHPGPDPYVGKKAVVIGSNNSAHDICKALYENGVDVTMVQRSSTHIVKSDTLMDIGLGDLYSERALAAGMTTEKADLTFASLPYRIMHEFQIPLYDQMRELDKEFYARLEAAGFELDWGADGSGLFMKYLRRGSGYYIDVGACDLVADGRIKLAHGQVDRLTENSVVLADGTELPADVVVYATGYGSMNGWAADLIGQEVADKVGKVWGLGSDTPKDPGPWEGEQRNMWKPTQQENLWFHGGNLHQSRHYSLYLALQLKARYEGIPTPVYGLQEVHHLS, encoded by the coding sequence ATGACTTCAACATTGGAACCTCAGACCGCCGGCGATGTGACACCGCAGCAGCGCGTCGACGCTTGGCTCGCCGCCTTCGAAGCCGCACTGGCCGACCGCGACGTCGAGCGGGTGGCCGGCATGTTCGCCGTCGACAGCTTCTGGCGTGACCTGGTGTCGTTCACCTGGAACATCAAGACGATGGAGGGCCGCGACCGGATCGCCGACATGCTCGGCGCCCGGCTGTCGGAGACCGACCCGTCCGGTTTCCGTACTCGTGAGGAACCCACGTCCGATGGCGATGTCACGTCGGCGTTCATCGAGTTCGAGACCGGCGCGGGACGCGGTGTCGGACACCTGCGCCTTCGAAGCGACTCAGGGACGGATGAGGCGTGGACGCTGCTGACCGCGCTGCAAGAGCTCACCGGACACGAGGAGCGCAAGGGAGCCTCCCGGGTACTGGGTGCGGTTCACGGCGACGACCCCGATGCCCGGTCGTGGGCGGAGAAGCGCGCCGAGGAGGAAGCCCAGCTGGGCCGCACGGTGCAGCCCTACACGCTGGTCATCGGTGGCGGTCAGGGCGGGATCGCACTGGGTGCGCGACTGCGTCAGCTCGGGGTGCCCGCCATCGTCGTCGACCGCCACGAGCGGCCCGGGGACCAGTGGCGCAAGCGGTACAAGTCACTGTGCCTGCACGACCCGGTCTGGTACGACCACCTGCCGTACCTGCCGTTCCCGCAGAACTGGCCGGTCTTCGCGCCCAAGGACAAGATCGGCGACTGGCTGGAGTTCTACACCCGGGTGATGGAGGTGCCGTACTGGCCGAAAACCACGTGCCTGTCGGCAACCTTCGACGAGGCGGACAAGCAGTGGACCGTCGAGGTCGACCGCGACGGTGAGCGGCTCACCCTGCACCCCACCCACCTGGTGCTCGCGACGGGCATGTCGGGCAAACCCCATGTGCCCGTGCTGCCGGGTCAGGACATCTTCCGCGGCGATCAGCATCACTCCAGCGCCCACCCCGGCCCTGATCCCTATGTGGGCAAGAAGGCTGTGGTGATCGGCTCGAACAACTCTGCGCACGACATCTGCAAAGCGCTGTACGAGAACGGTGTCGACGTGACGATGGTGCAGCGATCGTCGACGCACATCGTCAAGTCGGACACGTTGATGGACATCGGCCTTGGCGATTTGTATTCCGAACGCGCGCTGGCGGCAGGAATGACCACCGAGAAGGCCGACCTCACGTTCGCGTCGCTGCCGTATCGGATCATGCACGAGTTCCAGATCCCGCTGTACGACCAGATGCGGGAGCTGGACAAGGAGTTCTACGCCAGGCTCGAGGCAGCCGGCTTCGAATTGGACTGGGGCGCAGACGGTTCCGGACTATTCATGAAGTACCTGCGCCGCGGCTCCGGCTACTACATCGACGTCGGCGCGTGTGACCTGGTGGCCGACGGCAGAATCAAGCTGGCCCACGGCCAGGTCGATCGGCTCACCGAGAACTCGGTGGTGCTCGCCGACGGCACCGAACTACCGGCCGACGTGGTGGTCTACGCGACCGGATACGGCTCGATGAACGGGTGGGCGGCGGACCTGATCGGCCAGGAGGTGGCCGACAAAGTCGGCAAGGTGTGGGGGTTGGGCTCGGACACTCCGAAGGACCCCGGCCCCTGGGAGGGCGAGCAGCGCAACATGTGGAAGCCGACCCAGCAGGAGAACCTCTGGTTCCACGGCGGCAATCTGCACCAGTCTCGGCATTATTCGCTGTATCTGGCGCTGCAGCTCAAGGCTCGCTACGAAGGAATTCCCACTCCGGTGTACGGGCTGCAGGAGGTGCATCACCTGAGCTGA
- the adh gene encoding aldehyde dehydrogenase, with amino-acid sequence MPVFARPGTSGSAMSFQSRYENFIGGEWVAPVGGQYFENPTPVTGEVFTEVARSTDADIEKALDAAHSAAPGWGKTSAGERAVILNKIADRIEANLESIALAESWDNGKPIRETLNADIPLAVDHFRYFAAAIRAQEGSLSQIDEDTVAYHFHEPLGVVGQIIPWNFPILMAVWKLAPALAAGNAIVLKPAEQTPASVLYLISLIADLLPAGVLNVVNGFGVEAGKPLASSNRIAKIAFTGETTTGRLIMQYASQNLIPVTLELGGKSPNIFFSDVMAANDDYQDKALEGFTMFALNQGEVCTCPSRSLIQADIYDEFLAMAAIRTKAVRQGDPLDTETMIGAQASNDQLEKILSYIEIGKSEGAQILTGGERADLGGDLNGGYYVQPTIFTGDNAMRIFQEEIFGPVVSVTSFTDYDDAIRIANDTLYGLGAGVWSRDGNTAYRAGRDIKAGRVWTNCYHAYPAHAAFGGYKQSGIGRENHLMMLDHYQQTKNLLVSYSNKAQGFF; translated from the coding sequence ATGCCAGTGTTCGCCCGCCCCGGAACATCGGGATCTGCCATGTCTTTTCAGTCCCGCTACGAGAACTTCATCGGTGGTGAGTGGGTCGCGCCGGTGGGCGGTCAGTACTTCGAGAATCCGACACCGGTGACGGGTGAGGTCTTTACGGAGGTCGCGCGGTCGACGGACGCCGACATCGAGAAGGCCTTGGACGCTGCGCATTCCGCTGCGCCGGGATGGGGTAAGACGTCAGCGGGGGAGCGGGCGGTGATCCTCAACAAGATCGCCGACCGTATCGAGGCGAACCTGGAATCGATCGCGTTGGCCGAGTCGTGGGACAACGGCAAGCCGATCCGGGAAACCCTGAATGCCGATATTCCGTTGGCAGTGGACCACTTTCGGTACTTCGCCGCCGCGATCCGCGCCCAGGAAGGCTCGCTGTCCCAGATCGACGAGGACACCGTCGCCTACCACTTCCACGAGCCGCTGGGTGTGGTCGGACAGATCATCCCGTGGAACTTCCCGATCCTGATGGCGGTCTGGAAGCTCGCGCCGGCACTGGCGGCCGGCAACGCGATCGTCCTCAAGCCCGCCGAGCAGACCCCGGCCTCGGTGCTGTATCTGATCTCGTTGATCGCCGACCTGCTGCCCGCCGGAGTCCTGAACGTCGTCAACGGATTTGGTGTCGAGGCCGGCAAGCCGTTGGCATCGTCGAATCGGATCGCCAAGATTGCGTTCACCGGGGAGACCACCACGGGCCGGCTGATCATGCAGTACGCCTCCCAGAACCTGATCCCGGTCACCCTCGAGCTCGGTGGCAAGAGCCCCAACATTTTCTTCTCCGATGTGATGGCTGCCAACGACGACTACCAGGACAAGGCCCTAGAAGGGTTCACGATGTTCGCCCTCAACCAGGGCGAAGTGTGCACGTGTCCGTCGCGCAGCCTGATCCAGGCCGACATCTACGACGAGTTCCTGGCCATGGCCGCGATCCGTACCAAGGCGGTGCGCCAAGGCGATCCGCTGGACACCGAAACGATGATCGGGGCGCAGGCCTCCAACGATCAGCTGGAGAAGATCCTGTCCTACATCGAGATCGGCAAAAGTGAAGGCGCCCAGATCCTCACCGGTGGGGAGCGCGCCGACCTCGGCGGAGACCTCAACGGCGGTTACTACGTGCAGCCGACGATCTTCACCGGCGACAACGCGATGCGGATCTTCCAGGAGGAGATCTTCGGCCCGGTGGTGTCGGTGACGTCGTTCACCGATTACGACGACGCGATCCGCATCGCCAACGACACCCTCTACGGCCTTGGCGCCGGAGTGTGGAGCCGTGACGGCAACACCGCCTACCGCGCCGGGCGTGACATCAAGGCCGGGCGGGTGTGGACCAACTGCTACCACGCCTACCCCGCCCACGCGGCCTTCGGCGGCTACAAGCAGTCCGGCATCGGCCGGGAGAACCACCTGATGATGCTCGACCACTACCAGCAGACCAAGAACCTGCTCGTCTCCTACTCGAACAAAGCCCAAGGCTTCTTCTGA
- a CDS encoding 2,3-butanediol dehydrogenase: protein MKAAVYYGPNKIEIDDVAEPDPGPGTVKLKVGFNGICGTDLHEYYAGPIFIPTQPHPLTAAELPLTIGHEFSGTITAVGDGVTGWVEGDRVAVEPIYKCGHCAPCRAGNYNVCQQIGFHGLMSDGGMAEYTVVPTSMLHKLPGNVSLELGALVEPMSVAYHAATLGDVRPGDTAMVFGAGPIGIGLWFALRGKGLDDVLVVEPSPTRRAAIEALGASTLDPAALDVTGFIAEHTGGRGADAVFDAAGVAPAVATALACVGSRKPMVSVAIYEKPLETPLLNLVMNESRIQGSLCYTGADFEAVIALMADGKYDTTGWVTRIPIDDVVDEGFEALHAGTKMKVLVDPNGES from the coding sequence ATGAAGGCAGCTGTGTACTACGGACCGAACAAGATCGAGATCGACGACGTCGCCGAACCCGACCCCGGGCCGGGCACCGTCAAACTGAAAGTCGGCTTCAACGGGATCTGTGGCACCGACCTGCACGAGTACTACGCCGGGCCGATCTTCATCCCGACCCAGCCGCATCCACTGACCGCCGCCGAACTGCCGCTCACCATCGGGCACGAATTCTCGGGCACCATCACCGCGGTCGGCGACGGGGTGACGGGATGGGTAGAGGGCGACCGCGTGGCCGTCGAACCCATCTACAAATGCGGCCACTGTGCACCGTGCCGCGCAGGCAATTACAACGTCTGCCAGCAGATCGGCTTCCACGGTTTGATGTCCGACGGCGGGATGGCCGAGTACACGGTGGTGCCGACCAGCATGCTGCACAAGCTGCCCGGCAACGTCTCGCTGGAACTCGGGGCGCTCGTCGAGCCGATGTCGGTGGCGTACCACGCCGCCACCCTCGGCGACGTACGCCCCGGCGACACCGCGATGGTGTTCGGTGCCGGGCCGATCGGGATAGGGCTGTGGTTCGCGTTGCGCGGCAAGGGACTTGACGACGTCCTTGTCGTCGAACCCTCTCCGACCCGGCGTGCCGCCATCGAGGCGCTGGGCGCGAGCACCCTGGACCCAGCCGCCCTCGACGTCACCGGCTTCATCGCCGAGCACACCGGCGGACGCGGGGCCGATGCGGTGTTCGATGCCGCCGGTGTCGCCCCCGCAGTGGCGACGGCGCTGGCCTGCGTAGGGTCCCGCAAACCCATGGTCAGTGTCGCGATCTATGAAAAGCCGCTGGAGACACCACTTCTCAATCTGGTGATGAACGAGTCCCGCATCCAGGGATCACTGTGCTACACCGGTGCCGACTTCGAGGCCGTCATCGCGCTGATGGCCGACGGCAAGTACGACACCACCGGTTGGGTGACCAGGATCCCGATCGACGACGTAGTCGACGAGGGATTCGAGGCGCTGCACGCCGGCACCAAGATGAAAGTGCTCGTCGACCCGAACGGAGAATCATGA
- a CDS encoding GAF domain-containing protein: MQGVYVPEPAVALGEDPRNYARLMSAVYDATMAGHRAPARPRDVIGESWHRLMSAGVDPDCRAQPVVEAGGLEALRRASGLMAVLDEVSRGLESLVADGTNILVVADAQGRVLWRSGSPAVLNNADRLGFIEGAHWAEGEVGTNAIGTALVSNRAVQVFSAEHFLRTHHSWTCAGAPIRDPRTGQVIGVVDVSGPAATVHPTTVALVDAVARLAESHLREQHDRTLNRLRMVAAPILARIGKPALAVDPEGWVAAVDSLPLHHRILLPDDIAAGRSWIPTFGICDIDVLPGGWLVRPTDDDDAPALAQASLDLTVAGAPALDMTGQFGHWRHDVSLRHAEILLILARDPRGRSAPELAADLYGDRSRVVTVRAELSRLRKQFAGLLAAQPYRFAGGIEVTVRYPADLSMVLPASTAPAVRAVRINASVS; encoded by the coding sequence ATGCAAGGGGTGTACGTGCCTGAGCCCGCAGTCGCGCTCGGCGAGGACCCGCGCAACTATGCGCGGCTGATGTCGGCTGTCTATGACGCGACGATGGCGGGCCACCGCGCTCCAGCTCGCCCGCGAGATGTCATCGGCGAATCGTGGCACCGGCTGATGTCCGCCGGTGTCGACCCTGACTGCCGCGCCCAGCCCGTCGTGGAAGCAGGCGGACTGGAGGCACTGCGCCGGGCGTCCGGGCTGATGGCGGTCCTCGACGAGGTGTCCCGCGGGCTGGAATCCCTCGTCGCCGACGGCACCAACATCCTCGTCGTCGCCGACGCGCAAGGTCGGGTGCTGTGGCGCTCGGGCTCGCCCGCGGTCCTCAACAACGCCGACCGGCTGGGCTTCATCGAAGGCGCGCACTGGGCCGAAGGAGAAGTCGGCACCAACGCCATCGGCACCGCGCTGGTGTCCAACCGCGCCGTGCAGGTGTTCTCCGCCGAGCACTTCCTGCGCACCCACCACTCCTGGACATGTGCGGGCGCACCCATCCGAGACCCGCGAACCGGGCAGGTGATCGGTGTCGTCGACGTATCAGGCCCCGCCGCGACCGTGCACCCGACGACCGTGGCGCTCGTCGACGCCGTCGCCCGGCTCGCCGAGTCGCACCTGCGCGAACAACACGACCGCACGCTGAACCGCCTGCGCATGGTCGCTGCCCCGATCCTGGCCCGCATCGGCAAGCCTGCGTTGGCCGTCGACCCCGAGGGCTGGGTGGCGGCCGTCGACTCACTGCCACTGCATCACCGCATCCTGTTGCCCGACGACATCGCGGCAGGCCGCTCGTGGATTCCCACCTTCGGCATCTGCGATATCGACGTGTTGCCCGGCGGTTGGCTGGTTCGTCCGACCGACGACGACGACGCGCCCGCGTTGGCGCAGGCATCGTTGGACTTGACCGTCGCCGGCGCGCCTGCGTTGGACATGACGGGGCAGTTCGGGCATTGGCGCCACGACGTCTCGCTACGTCACGCCGAGATCCTGCTGATCCTGGCCCGCGATCCCCGGGGTCGATCGGCGCCCGAGTTGGCCGCAGACCTCTATGGTGATCGTTCCCGGGTCGTCACGGTGCGCGCCGAATTGTCCCGGCTGCGCAAGCAGTTCGCCGGTCTGCTTGCCGCCCAGCCGTACCGCTTCGCCGGCGGAATCGAGGTGACGGTGCGCTATCCCGCGGACCTCTCGATGGTGTTGCCTGCGTCGACCGCACCCGCGGTTCGCGCCGTTCGTATCAATGCAAGTGTCTCGTAG
- a CDS encoding acetoin reductase, translated as MSLNGKVALVTGAARGIGRGIALRLARDGADLALVDVRPDGIDTVANEISEIGCKVTTFVADVSDRPQVFAAVDHAASALGGFDIMVNNAGIALVVPIADVTPEQIEKLWAINVNGVLWGTQAAVAMFRQNGTKGKIINASSIAGHDGFAMLGAYSASKFAVRALTQAAAKEHAADGITVNAYCPGVVGTDMWVEIDKRFAELTGAAEGETYEKFVGGIALGRAETPDDVAGFVSYLAGPDADYMTGQSGLIDGGLVYR; from the coding sequence ATGAGCCTGAACGGAAAGGTCGCGCTGGTCACCGGCGCGGCACGAGGCATCGGACGCGGCATCGCGCTGCGGCTCGCCCGCGACGGCGCTGACCTGGCCCTGGTCGACGTGCGACCGGACGGTATCGACACCGTCGCCAACGAGATCAGCGAGATCGGCTGCAAAGTAACCACATTCGTGGCCGACGTCAGCGACCGGCCACAAGTCTTCGCCGCCGTCGACCATGCCGCGTCGGCGCTCGGCGGCTTCGACATCATGGTCAACAACGCCGGGATAGCCCTGGTCGTCCCGATCGCCGACGTCACCCCCGAACAGATCGAGAAGCTCTGGGCGATCAACGTCAACGGCGTGCTGTGGGGCACCCAGGCAGCGGTCGCCATGTTCAGACAGAACGGCACCAAGGGAAAGATCATCAATGCTTCCTCGATCGCCGGCCATGACGGCTTCGCGATGCTCGGCGCCTACAGCGCCTCCAAGTTCGCCGTACGTGCGCTGACCCAGGCCGCCGCCAAGGAACACGCCGCCGACGGCATCACCGTCAACGCGTACTGCCCGGGTGTGGTCGGCACCGATATGTGGGTGGAGATCGACAAGCGGTTCGCCGAACTGACCGGAGCGGCCGAAGGCGAGACCTACGAGAAGTTCGTCGGTGGTATCGCGCTGGGCCGCGCGGAAACCCCCGATGACGTGGCGGGCTTCGTCTCGTATCTGGCCGGCCCGGACGCCGATTACATGACCGGCCAGTCGGGTCTGATCGACGGCGGCCTGGTTTACCGCTGA